The nucleotide sequence CTTAAACAACTGGAGTAAATCAGATTGGTAAAACTATAAAATAAGGCAAAAATGGGATTAATAATTACGAGTACAGACAAAAGCGTAACGCTGTCAAGACAGACAGATGAAGTGTACGCAAAGAACCGGGTCAATTTCGACCAGGTTAAAACGACGATCTATTTCAAGATAGGTCAGGAGGAGTTATTTAATGAAGAAGTAACCGGCATT is from Dysgonomonadaceae bacterium PH5-43 and encodes:
- a CDS encoding hypothetical protein (product_source=Hypo-rule applied) codes for the protein MGLIITSTDKSVTLSRQTDEVYAKNRVNFDQVKTTIYFKIGQEELFNEEVTGITVNGTQLTTANAKGLLSDALFRNASGGDVPGGDNWEQTDF